tgtccagaattgccaacacctcttccctacgtacctcaatgccatctattctattagcctggggctcagcattctcctccacaacattatctttttcctgagtgaatactgacgaaaaatattcatttagtatctcgcctatctcttcagactccacacacaatttcccttccctgtccttgactggtcctactctttccctagtcattcgcttattcctgacatacctgtagaaagcttttgggttttccttgatccttcctgccaaatatttctcatgtcccctccttgctcatcttagctctctctttagatccttcctcgctaccttgtaactatccatcgccccaaccgaaacttcacacttcatcttcacataggcctccttcttcctcttaacaaaagattccacttccttggtaaaccacggttccctcgctcgacgccttcctccctgtctgaccggtacatacttatcaagaacacgcagtagctgatccttgaacaagccccacttatccagtgtgcccaacacttgcagcctacttctccaccttatcccccccaagtcacgtctaatggcatcataattgcccttcccccagctataactcttgccctgcggtgtatacttatccctttccatcattaacgtaaacgtcaccgaattgtggtcactgtccccaaagtgctctcctacctccaaatccaacacctggcctggttcattacccaaaaccaaatccaacgtggcctcgcctcttgttggcctgtcaacatattgtttaaggaaaccctcctgcacacactgtacaaaaaacgacccatctattgtactcgaactatatcttttccagtcaatatttggaaagttaaaatctcccataataactaccctgttactttcgctcatatccagaatcatcttcgccatcctttcctctacatccctagaactattaggaggcctataaaaaactcccaacagggtgacctctcctttcctgtttctaacttcagcccatactacctcggcagaagagtccccatctagcatcctctccgccaccgtaatactgctcttgactagcagcgccacacctccccctcttttgcctccttctctgagcttactaaaacacctaaaccccggaacctgcaacatccattcctgtccctgctctatccatgtctccgaaatggccacaacatcgaagtcccaggtaccaacccacgctgccagttcccctaccttgtttcgtatactcctggcattgaagtagacacacttcaaaccacctacctgaacactggccccctcctgcgatgtcaaatctgtgctcctgacctctatactctcattctcccttaccctaaaactacaatccaggttcccatgcccctgctgcattagtttaaacccccccaaagagcactaacaaatctcccccccaggatatttgtgcccctcaggttcagatgtagaccatcctgtctgtagaggtcccaccttccccagaaagagcgccagttatccaaaaatctgaatccctcccgcctgcaccatccctgtagccacgtgtttaaatgctaccTGGTGCATTATGGTACAGATTACATATTAttattggttctgtaataaagtgcaTTTattatgagaaaagaaatggaaagggggagaaaatgcattttactcacagatgttggagacaggaagaaGCTTCGGTCTGTGTGAAGCCCAGTTTTCGTTCTCACAAAATCCGCGAAGATTGGCTGGAGGACGAGAGTCCATCCGGTCGCCCAGGCGTTCCATTGGCCAACGCGTCATCCTGACAGTCAGGAGGTGGGAGCTACCCCGCACATGCTCAGCTTcacctctcccttggacatgcgcagtcccggacgAGGCGAGAGGGTAAGGTCACCGAGCggtttctcgctctggccggagccgtcagATGGTTGCCCggtaaccttgtctcgaggaggtgccAGCGGAGGGAGAACAATGGGTGGAGGCGGGCACCCGTGACCCCGTGACgcccctgcgcactggaaccctatGACGTCACCGAGAAACAGACTGATTCCTATTGGTTGATGtaggctgggctatattgtggcgtCACAGCCCGGAAGTTGGACATTGAGCTTCCTCTTCTGTGCGAGGAAATCAATGTTTCCTTCTTTCCTCATTCGGGGGCGGGGACGACATTGGCGACTTGcaacaactgaagggaaaggaactgAATCCAATCTGTATATTACACATTTTTTGTGTAGTAATTCATGAAGATTTTCAGTCTGTATCCAggccaggaagcagtgagcatggatcagcaccttcaggagaattgggagggtgaatattagatacagcagagggagaatggagggagagtgtgtgggatggagatttacagtttTTGCAGAATGAGAGAACAAGAATGTTCCAGAGAGACTAGATTTCTATTCTGTACTGATAGATAATTCTTGTAAATTGTTTTGACAGGatgttagaagaggaggaattacagacagaaatttcaaaCGACACATCTCGATCTGAGAGATTTAGATCTGACAGTCTAAATCTATACAAAACTTAGACTCCtttagaaacaaaaatccaacaaaaGTTTTActcaattccttgggacctgaatatcatcagcctttgaatctagaaggagaaaggtTTCTCTCATCTctcagcttcaaaagattttaaacatcagttggaaaagcaccgaggcacacatacacacctgagtgagagtgtgtcagagcactgactgtggagagagctttaaccagttacacagcctgaaaaaatatcacaccattcacagcggggagagaccgtacatgtgttctgtgtgtggtcaAGGCTTCAATTGTGCATTCTGTAGAGATACAAGGAGACCGAAAACATGGAGtagccttggcaatgtttggactgtgggaagggatacagagccccatgtttgctggaagctcatcgacgcattcacacaggggagaagccattcacctgctctcagtgtgagaagggattcactcagttaccccatctgcagagacaccagcaaattcacactggggagaagtcattcacctgctgtcagtgtgagaaaagattcactcagttattccatctacagagacaccagcgtgttcacactggggagaggccgttcacctgctctcagtgtgggaagggattcattcaattaTGCAACCTGCagttacatcagcgagttcacactggggagaggctattcacctgttctcagtgtgagaagggattcactcagttatccaacctgcagaaacatcagcgagttcacactgggaagaggccattcacctgctctcagtgtgggaagggattcactgagttattcagcctgcagaaacatcagcaaatttgcattggggagaggccattcatctgctctcagtgtgggaagggattcactcggttatacaATCtactgtcacaccagcgagttcacacaggggagaagccgttcacctgctctcaatgtgagaagggattcagacattcatccaccctgcggaaacaccagcggattcacactggggagaagccgttcacctgctctcagtgtggggagggattcagacattcatccaccctgcagagacaccagcggattcacactggggcgaagccgttcacctgctctcaatgtgagaagtgaATCACTCGATTATCCATCAGAGACACCAGCTGATCCGATTGTAACCAACTTCACATAGGTCATACAGCACAGTAAAGGCCTTTCGGCCCCTCGAGGCTGCGCCAGTCCAAAACAACCACttgcctattctaatcccattttccagtgcttGGCCCATAGCCTGGACTTCACAAGTgcctatctaaatacttcttaaatgtcatgagggtctctgcctccaccaccctttcagacagcgtgttccaaactcccaccaccttctgggtgagaaaggttttcctcacatcccctctaaacctcctgcctcttaccttaaatctctgccccctggtcactgatccctctaCCAAAGGGAGAAgttttttcctgtctactctatctatgcccctcataattttgctgatcatgtccccctcagtctccgctgctccaaggaaaacaatccaagtctatctcttcataactaaaactctccaaccaggaaacatcctggtaaatttcctctgcaccctttccagtgctatcccatcctttctataatgtggattcctggctttggttactttctgtgcagaatctgcacgttctccccgtgtctgtgtgggtttccttcgggtgctccggtatccacccacaagtcccaaaagacgtgctgttcggtaatttggacattctgaattctccctccgtgtacccaaacaagccagaatgtggcgactaggagcttttcacagtaactttattgcagtgttaatgtaagcctacttgtgacaataaagatttattattattataaactagaATTGTGTGTTTGAATTTCTATCcttgactgacagtgatgacttttgtcatCTCCTTTTACAGGACATTAGATTGGATGTTGAGTCTAGATCTGCCAGTCATCGttgcatcaggacctgaatatcatcggcctttgaatcgagaAAATGTTTGTGCATTCTAAGCGTTTCAAAATATTTTAATCATCAGTATAACTGGAAAAACACCAAGATGCACATACCCGACATGTGTGTCCCAGTGCACTGACTGTAGAATGAGATTTTACCAGTTAGACTGCCAGAAAAACAGCATCCCAATCACTGcagggagagaccgtacatgtgttgtgtgtgtgcatgaggcttggttgtccaacctggagagtcaCAGTCAGACccacaccatggagaaaccgtggcaatgtggtgactgtggaaagggattcagatccccttctgtgctggaaattcatcaaagcagtcacactggggagagaccattcacctgctccgagtgtgagaAGGGTTTCATTAATTCATCCAGCTTCCTGAAGCACTTGCAGCTTCACACTAGGAGAAGGCCagtcacctgtcctgagtgtgggaagggattcagtcattcatcaaATTTACTGATATAccgacgggttcacactggggagagactgttcacctgcactgagtgtgggaagggattcagtcattcatccaacttACTGACAGACCAacacgttcacactggggagaggccagtcacctgtcctgagtgtgatAAGGGATCCATTAATTCATCCGGCTTGCTGACTCACcgaagagttcacactggggagaggctgttcacctgtcctgagtgtgggaagggattcagtcattcatcaaatttactgatacaccgacgggttcacactggggagagactgttcacctgtcctgagtgtggaaAAGCATTCATTAATTCATCTCACCTGCGGAAGCACCAGCGAGTACACGctgcggagaggccattcatctgctctgagtgtgggaagagattcactcagtaagAAGCCTCAGCCCCTCTTCATATGGCAGCAACGGGCCCGTCCCAACACCACATTCAGGTCTGGAAAAGTCTGAGCTGAGACTATCCTGACTGAGCTGAGAAAATTCAGAAAAGACATTAGTGACACCCTTGGGACAATGAAAAATTCAGTCTCAGAACTGGAACAAGCTGTCAGCGGTTTGGGAAAGAGAGTAGTGGAGCCTGAGAACAGAATTAGTGTGGTTAATGATAGTAACATTCACAGATACAGGCTCCTTTGTTATTTACACCAGAGAGACAGACggttagaggacagatgtcagaacctCGAACATTTCATGAGATGGAACAACCTGTGAATTTATGAGGTGCCAGAAAACTCAGTAGGCGGGACATTATCCGCTGGGTCGAAAGCTTTCTCAAGAACCTGCTTAAACTCCCGATCGATTTCCCACTGCA
This portion of the Scyliorhinus torazame isolate Kashiwa2021f chromosome 5, sScyTor2.1, whole genome shotgun sequence genome encodes:
- the LOC140422252 gene encoding uncharacterized protein yields the protein MCSVCGQGFNCAFCRDTRRPKTWSSLGNVWTVGRDTEPHVCWKLIDAFTQGRSHSPALSVRRDSLSYPICRDTSKFTLGRSHSPAVSVRKDSLSYSIYRDTSVFTLGRGRSPALSVGRDSFNYATCSYISEFTLGRGYSPVLSVRRDSLSYPTCRNISEFTLGRGHSPALSVGRDSLSYSACRNISKFALGRGHSSALSVGRDSLGYTIYCHTSEFTQGRSRSPALNVRRDSDIHPPCGNTSGFTLGRSRSPALSVGRDSDIHPPCRDTSGFTLGRSRSPALNVRSESLDYPSETPADPIVTNFT